Genomic segment of Oscillatoria sp. FACHB-1406:
TTTGAGGTTGCTGAGGATGCGATGGGGATCGGTATCCGTCCAATCGGAGAGCATGATGAGGTAATCGCGATCGTAACTGAAGGGTTCGGCTTCGAGGGGATCGATAATTAAAGCTCCGAAGTGACCTTGTTGTTCTTGCAAACCGCTATGACTGTGATACCAATAAGTCCCGCTTTGTTGAACGGGGAAGCGATAGCGAAAAGTTTGTCCGGGTTTGATGCCATTAAAACTAATTCCGGGAACACCATCCATTTGAGCGGGAAGGATAATTCCGTGCCAATGAATTGATGTATCGGTGTTGAGGCGATTGCTGACGTTGAGGGTGGCAATTTGTCCTTCTTTGAGGCGAATGATTGGGCCGGGAACCGTACCGTTAACCGCGATCGCATCAGCAACGCGATCGCCGATTTTCAGGCGACTTTCTAAGACTTCTAAATCGATAACTTCAGGATAGCGATCGGGGCGTTTGAGTTCGCCGATGGGCTGATTTTGGGCGCGCGTTTTCGGGGTTAAAAGTTGATGAAATCCGACTGTTAGCCCGAGGCTGGCGGCAAAACGGAGGAGGTTGCGGCGAGTCACGCTTGAAGTCAAGTAACTCATAGCGATTGAAGGGGTTAAATGAGAATTGAGAAGTTAATTTTCGCGATTGCGTCGTCCGCTATTGAGCCATAACAGAGTACCGCTCGCGAGTAAAAACAGCACGCTCAGACCGTTGTAAAAAACGTATACTGATTCTAAGTTAACAATCGCGAAATCTCCCCGATGGAGCGCTAGCAACCATTCCCACTCATCGGCGTTCCCAGTCTGAACGGCGATTTGAAAGCCGACACCTGTGATTAGTGTTATCAGCAGGGGCAGGAGAACAAGAGGGACAAGAGCGCGATGCAGTTGACGCGCTCGGCGCGACAGCGGGGTTAAGAGTTTCACGGATTAGCTTGTTAAAAGTGTTAGCTGGATGGTGCGATCGAGATTTTCTATGCCCTCCAGACGCATTCTCGCTGAGAAGAATGTCGCTGAAGAGTCCTATTGCTGGCGATTGAATTGCGCGGGAAGTTAGGAAGTTTTCCGGCTGGGTGTGGGGGTTCGATCGCCGTGACGATGCCCTCGATGCTTACTGCTGCAATTATTCTGGATTTCTGATGAGAAGCGATCGCCATTTTCAACAGTAGCCAGCGCGGGGAAAACTCCAGAGATTGTCAAAGTTGTCGTTACAATTGCAAGGCTCATTAAGATTCGCTTCATTGTTGTTTATGGGGGTGAATAAAAGGGATATCTTTAGTATTTCAGCCGTTGATGAAATGGAGATGAAATCAAAGTTGATTTTGCTCGGTTTGGCAGTAATTGGCTCGAATCTTTGAGGGAGGGCGATGCGAATTTTGTTGGTTGAGGACGAGTTTGATTTGGGAGAGGCGATTAAGCGAGTCTTGCTTCAGGAACGATATATCGTCGATTGGGCGACGGACGGGCAAATGGCTTGGAATTATTTGGATTGTGGGGATTTTAGCTATGCGATCGCGGTTTTAGATTGGCTGCTACCGGGGCTTTCTGGACTGACGCTTTTACAACGAATGCGCGATCGCGGTTGGATAACGCCTGTCTTGATGCTTACCGCGCGCGATCGCATGGCTGACAAAATCGCGGGTTTAGATGCTGGGGCGGACGATTACCTCGTCAAACCTTTTCAAATGGAGGAATTACTCGCCCGTCTCCGCGCTTTGCAACGCCGTTCGCCTCACCTCGAACCTCAAATCCTTCGCGTCGGTTCCCTCTACCTCGACTGCGGAACCCGCACTGTTACCCAGCACAACCCAAATCAGCCGCCTCGAACGGTCGAACTGACTAACAAGGAATATCAACTTTTGGAATATCTCATGCGCCATCCCAATCAAGTTCTCAACAGCGAACAAATTCGCAATCAATTGTGGGAAGTGGGTGCGGAGGCGATGAGTAATGTTGTTGCCGCTCAAATGCGCTTGTTGCGACGCAAATTAGAAAGTTGCGGTGTAGAAGTGCCGATTGAAACGGTGCGGGGTTTGGGTTATCGTTTGAAAAGTTATCCCTAATTTAGATCGCTTTTGGGGGTCGTTGCGGCAAACTGAATTTAGGGGCGAAATAGCGAGCAATTTTTTAAAATTTGGGGCTTGCTTTTTGGCAAGAATTTAGGTACTATATTTTTATAATGGGAATAGACGAGCTTATCTAAAAACGTCACCACTTCCATTATTAGATTATATGTCAATAGGGTAAAAAAAACAAGCCAAAACTCTTAAAAAACAGCCGATTTTTGTAACAAAAAGTTAACACATTAAAACTCGAACTTCAACCGACCTGTGAACGCTCGTAAGTTAAAATGTTTTTGCAAACCGGAAATTTTCGGGCAATTTTTTAAAATTTGGGGCTTGCTTTTTGGCAAGAATTTAGGTACTATATTTTTATAATGGGAATAGACGAGCTTATCTAAAAAACGTCACCACTTCCATTATTAGAGTATATGTCAATAGGGCAAAAAAAGCAAGCCAAAACCTTTAAAAAACAGCCGATTTTTGTAACAAAAAGTTAACACGATCGACTTCAAAAGATAACATTTAAACGGCTAAATTGGGTTCGAGATCTCGTGGTAAATTGCCAACGCCTGTTTCAAAAAACCCGCTTCCGCCTCGCCTTCGCTTACAGCGGTGTAATGGGCTTGATTCTCGTCGGTTTGGGCATGGGAGTTTATCGCGCGATCGCGCACGCCCATACCGTTACCATCGATCGCGAATTACAAACCGTCGCTGGAACCTTACACGACAGTTTGCAATGGAAACTAACAACTCCCGGCAAACTCGAACCGAGCGTTGAAGCACTCCTCCCCAACCTTTGCCGCGTTCAAACCGCTTGTCGTAAAGCCCTGCCGCCCGTCAATCCCTACAGCCTCAGCGCCATCAATCGCGGCAATTACTACATTCGCCTTTGGGACAGTTCCCAGCGCTTAGTTGCCGTCGCAGGTAACGATAGTCGCACGCTGCCCGCCCAATTTAACCCGCAACGGTGGCAGATGCTTCAAGACGGCGATCGCCAAACCTACCATCAAATCTCCCTGCCCTTGCATACGCGCGATCGCCAAGACTGGGGAACCTTGCAAGTCGGGCGATCGCTCCGAGACATCGAAGCCTACCTGACAATGGTACGCTGGTGCTTGGGCTTAGGAATTCCGATCGCGCTGCTTCTCGTCGCCTTAGCCGGTGGGGGCTTAGCGGGTTTCGCCATGCGCCCCGTTTACCGCGCCTATCGCCAAATTCAACAATTCAGCGCCGATGTCGCCCACGAACTCCGCACCCCCATTGCCGCGATGCTGGCCACCGTCGAATCTGCCCTGCGCGCGCCCCCAGAAACCGCCGAAAGCGATCGGGATTTACTCGCCATCTTGCAGCGCCAAAACCTGCGCTTGAGTCAATTAGTCGCCGACTTGCTGCTGCTGTCGCGTTTGGAACAGCAACCGCAACTCGAAAGCACCGCCTGCTGCTTGCAAGACATCGCCAGCGATCTCATTGAGGAACTCTCCGCCCTCGCCCTCAAAGCCGATCTCGAAGTGAACCTCGAAACTGAAGGCGAACCCCTCCTGTGGGTACGCGGTAATAGCGAACAACTCTACCGCTTGGTGAGTAACTTACTAATGAATGCGATTCAATATACCCCCTCCGGAGGCGAGATCGCGGTTAAACTCTACACTCGCAAGTCGCGCGCTTATCTCTGCGTTTGCGATACCGGAATTGGCATTGCACCCGCAATTCAAGGAAAAATCTTCGATCGCTTTTATCGCGGCGAGGAGGATCGCGCCCGAGGGCGGGGCGGGGCAGGTTTGGGACTCGCGATCGCCCAAACCATCGCCCTGCACCATCGCGGGCTTCTCTCTCTCGAAAGCACAGTTGGAAAGGGTAGTTGTTTCACCCTCGAACTGCCCTTGTGTCGCAACCCTCCCGTTAGCAGTTGTTGATGCGTAGGGGAATTTTTTGATAGATTTTCAACTAAACTCGAGACTTGCTTCCCCACGGGGCAGCTTTCAATTCCGAGGAGAGAATCAGCGCCCCTGAAACCCCAACTCCCCTTTATTCAAGCAATATGCAAATCCAAGACAGAACGACAAGCGAACCGCCCAGCACCGCAGCCTTAGAAAACGCGATCGCGCGCAGCCAAGATTACCTCCTCTCCCTGCAAACCCCCGAAGGCTACTGGTGGGCGGACTTAGAATCTAACGTCACCATCACCGCCGAAGTCGTTCTCTTGCACAAAATTTGGGGAACCGACACAACCCGCCCCCTCCCCAAAATCGAAACCTACCTGCGCCGCGAACAGCGCGAACATGGTGGTTGGGAACTCTATTTCGG
This window contains:
- a CDS encoding PepSY domain-containing protein codes for the protein MKLLTPLSRRARQLHRALVPLVLLPLLITLITGVGFQIAVQTGNADEWEWLLALHRGDFAIVNLESVYVFYNGLSVLFLLASGTLLWLNSGRRNREN
- the rppA gene encoding two-component system response regulator RppA; translated protein: MRILLVEDEFDLGEAIKRVLLQERYIVDWATDGQMAWNYLDCGDFSYAIAVLDWLLPGLSGLTLLQRMRDRGWITPVLMLTARDRMADKIAGLDAGADDYLVKPFQMEELLARLRALQRRSPHLEPQILRVGSLYLDCGTRTVTQHNPNQPPRTVELTNKEYQLLEYLMRHPNQVLNSEQIRNQLWEVGAEAMSNVVAAQMRLLRRKLESCGVEVPIETVRGLGYRLKSYP
- the rppB gene encoding two-component system sensor histidine kinase RppB, with translation MVNCQRLFQKTRFRLAFAYSGVMGLILVGLGMGVYRAIAHAHTVTIDRELQTVAGTLHDSLQWKLTTPGKLEPSVEALLPNLCRVQTACRKALPPVNPYSLSAINRGNYYIRLWDSSQRLVAVAGNDSRTLPAQFNPQRWQMLQDGDRQTYHQISLPLHTRDRQDWGTLQVGRSLRDIEAYLTMVRWCLGLGIPIALLLVALAGGGLAGFAMRPVYRAYRQIQQFSADVAHELRTPIAAMLATVESALRAPPETAESDRDLLAILQRQNLRLSQLVADLLLLSRLEQQPQLESTACCLQDIASDLIEELSALALKADLEVNLETEGEPLLWVRGNSEQLYRLVSNLLMNAIQYTPSGGEIAVKLYTRKSRAYLCVCDTGIGIAPAIQGKIFDRFYRGEEDRARGRGGAGLGLAIAQTIALHHRGLLSLESTVGKGSCFTLELPLCRNPPVSSC